One Chryseobacterium sp. StRB126 genomic region harbors:
- a CDS encoding DNA polymerase beta superfamily protein — protein MTPKILEKIKEVEATRGVEVLLAVESGSRAWGFASPDSDYDIRFIYRYEKDWYLSPWDKDETIEFMTEDDLDGSGWDLRKTFHLLLKSNAALLSWFYSPIVYKENTNFVDLFKPLADDCFSPIAVSYHYLSMSKKYLEACRTDEVKLKSYFYCLRTALTGKWIVEKGTVPPVLFNELLALVDHETRIKIEDLIALKATKGEAYYHPNDWELFEFLEKTIAYNEEKSKGLRGGNADKKEMERVFREILKL, from the coding sequence ATGACACCAAAAATACTAGAAAAAATAAAAGAAGTAGAAGCTACACGAGGCGTAGAAGTACTTCTTGCCGTTGAGTCCGGAAGCAGAGCCTGGGGTTTTGCCTCTCCAGACAGTGATTATGACATACGTTTTATATACCGTTATGAAAAAGACTGGTATCTTTCACCATGGGATAAGGATGAAACCATAGAATTCATGACCGAAGATGATCTTGATGGTTCCGGATGGGACCTCCGAAAGACTTTTCATCTTTTACTGAAATCGAATGCCGCTTTATTGAGCTGGTTCTACTCTCCTATCGTTTATAAGGAAAATACAAATTTTGTAGACCTGTTCAAACCATTAGCTGATGACTGCTTTTCTCCGATAGCAGTTTCCTATCACTATTTAAGCATGAGCAAAAAATATCTGGAAGCCTGCAGGACTGATGAAGTAAAATTAAAAAGCTATTTTTATTGTTTAAGAACTGCTTTAACCGGGAAATGGATCGTAGAAAAAGGAACTGTTCCTCCGGTATTATTTAATGAGCTGCTTGCTTTAGTAGACCATGAAACCAGAATAAAAATAGAAGATCTTATCGCCTTAAAAGCTACCAAAGGAGAAGCTTATTATCACCCAAATGATTGGGAATTGTTTGAGTTTTTGGAGAAAACCATAGCTTATAATGAGGAAAAATCGAAGGGTTTGAGAGGTGGAAATGCAGATAAAAAAGAAATGGAGAGGGTTTTTAGGGAAATATTAAAACTGTAA
- the cobC gene encoding alpha-ribazole phosphatase family protein has product MEIHLIRHTAVDNPENLCYGFAEMPLRKEYPEDFKSLNLDDDFDLVISSPAQRCCLLAEHFKLNYATDERLREMNFGNWELKKWTEIPEEEINPWYKDFINVKASGGENLLEMQTRVLSFWNELITKKDGEKVLIIAHAGVIRLILQSILQFPLENMFNIQIDYGKKVIVEVKEGYFSIKKMNV; this is encoded by the coding sequence ATGGAAATTCATCTGATCCGTCATACCGCTGTAGATAATCCGGAAAATCTGTGCTATGGATTTGCCGAAATGCCCTTACGAAAGGAATATCCGGAAGATTTTAAAAGTTTGAATCTGGATGACGATTTTGACTTAGTGATTTCAAGTCCGGCACAACGCTGCTGTCTTTTGGCAGAACATTTTAAGTTGAATTATGCAACAGATGAAAGACTTCGGGAGATGAATTTCGGAAACTGGGAGCTGAAGAAATGGACGGAAATTCCGGAAGAAGAAATTAATCCATGGTATAAAGACTTTATCAATGTTAAAGCTTCTGGAGGAGAGAACCTCCTTGAAATGCAAACCCGCGTCCTCAGCTTCTGGAATGAATTGATTACTAAAAAAGATGGAGAAAAAGTTCTGATTATTGCCCATGCTGGTGTAATTCGTCTGATTCTACAATCAATACTGCAGTTTCCGCTAGAAAATATGTTCAACATTCAGATTGATTACGGTAAGAAAGTCATTGTTGAGGTTAAAGAGGGCTATTTTTCCATTAAAAAAATGAATGTATAA
- a CDS encoding RtcB family protein gives MGTQGDGNHFLFVGISKNTGNTMLVTHHGSRAPGAALYDKGMKVANRFRQDISPETLRENAWIPYDTEEGKAYWEALQLIRTWTKENHISIHDAVLNKLGMEKENRYWNEHNFVFKDGDLFYHAKGATPLDDKFMPDITGPRLIPLNMAEPVLIVQGKTNERNLGFAPHGAGRNFSRSQHKRSLAHKTTEEIFNDETAGLDIRFYSNEIDISELPSAYKSAANVRAQIEEYGLCEVLDEVMPYGCIMAGDVQKNAPWKNKKKYRKA, from the coding sequence ATGGGAACGCAGGGAGACGGAAATCATTTCCTTTTCGTTGGAATTTCCAAAAATACAGGAAATACAATGTTAGTTACCCATCATGGATCAAGAGCTCCGGGTGCTGCATTATATGATAAAGGGATGAAAGTAGCCAATCGTTTCAGACAGGATATTTCTCCTGAAACGTTAAGAGAAAATGCATGGATTCCTTATGATACGGAAGAAGGAAAAGCCTATTGGGAAGCCCTTCAGCTTATCAGAACATGGACAAAAGAAAACCATATTTCTATTCATGACGCCGTTTTAAATAAACTGGGAATGGAAAAAGAAAACAGATATTGGAATGAGCATAATTTTGTTTTCAAAGATGGTGATCTGTTTTATCATGCTAAAGGAGCCACTCCGCTGGATGATAAGTTTATGCCTGATATCACCGGACCAAGATTGATTCCGTTGAATATGGCAGAACCTGTACTGATCGTTCAGGGAAAAACGAATGAGAGAAACCTTGGTTTTGCTCCACACGGAGCGGGAAGAAATTTCAGCAGAAGTCAGCATAAAAGATCTTTAGCGCATAAAACCACTGAAGAGATCTTCAATGATGAAACTGCAGGATTGGATATCCGATTCTACTCTAATGAAATTGATATTTCTGAACTGCCTAGTGCTTATAAAAGTGCTGCTAATGTAAGAGCACAGATTGAGGAATACGGACTTTGTGAAGTATTGGATGAAGTGATGCCTTACGGATGTATTATGGCGGGTGATGTTCAGAAAAATGCACCATGGAAGAATAAGAAGAAATATAGAAAGGCATAA
- a CDS encoding adenosylcobinamide-GDP ribazoletransferase → MKTLKNELIYFATALMFFTRIPVPFTIPYSGEIMNKSQKYFAWVGLLVGLMNAGILYLSAQLFNLEIGIVLMMISSVLLTGAFHEDGFTDMCDSFGGGYGKDKILTIMKDSRVGAYGTIGIILLFALKFFSIQALGTVDLIKTLGIIILAHTSSRFISGTMIYTHQYVTDIDVSKSKPLANKPLDGMALLVGFISVLLSFSLILDWRLLLAFALAYLGKICMGWYFKKHIGGYTGDCLGAVQQVTEVLFYLGTMIVWKFI, encoded by the coding sequence ATGAAGACCCTAAAGAATGAACTGATCTATTTTGCAACGGCCCTGATGTTCTTCACCAGAATTCCAGTTCCGTTCACTATTCCGTATTCCGGGGAGATCATGAATAAATCTCAGAAATACTTTGCATGGGTTGGTCTTTTGGTAGGATTGATGAATGCAGGGATTTTATACCTTTCTGCTCAGCTTTTTAATCTGGAAATAGGAATTGTTCTGATGATGATAAGCAGTGTTCTCCTGACCGGAGCCTTCCATGAAGATGGTTTTACAGATATGTGCGACAGTTTCGGAGGTGGATACGGAAAAGATAAGATTCTTACCATCATGAAGGACAGCAGGGTAGGAGCGTATGGAACCATAGGAATCATTTTACTGTTTGCCTTAAAGTTTTTCAGTATTCAGGCTTTGGGAACAGTTGATCTGATAAAGACTCTGGGAATTATTATTCTGGCACACACTTCAAGCCGTTTTATTTCCGGAACGATGATCTACACGCATCAGTATGTGACGGATATTGACGTCAGCAAATCGAAACCTTTGGCGAATAAACCTTTGGATGGAATGGCTTTACTGGTCGGATTTATCAGTGTTTTACTTTCCTTTTCCTTAATTCTTGATTGGAGATTGCTGCTGGCTTTTGCATTGGCTTATTTAGGAAAGATCTGCATGGGCTGGTATTTTAAAAAACATATCGGCGGCTATACCGGAGACTGTCTGGGAGCTGTACAGCAGGTCACTGAAGTGTTGTTTTACTTAGGAACAATGATCGTATGGAAATTCATCTGA
- the cobT gene encoding nicotinate-nucleotide--dimethylbenzimidazole phosphoribosyltransferase — MRGCALFKLSCFSSLRLLSIHLLFICLFNSTFPTNLLSKNPYFTNIALSLFNIITFTTMLTTDLQHTIDFKTKPLGALGHLEHLAHKIGMVQNTTSPKLSNPHMVVFAADHGIATAGVSAYPQEVTYQMVMNFLGGGAAINVFCRQQGINIKIVDAGVNFDFPEGLDLINHKVRKSSRNILEEPAMTSEEYQQALQNGSSGVAEITETGCNIIGFGEMGIGNTSASSLMMSKLFDLPVVSCIGRGTGLNDDQLQNKINILSAAIEKYPAVKTPDEIAQTFGGLEIAQMIGAMEEAFRQNMLIMIDGFIATVAIATAWKKNPDILKNCIFCHVSDENAHLQLIDLLGQKALLNLNLRLGEGTGCALAYPLIQSAVNFLNEMSSFEDAHVSNKE, encoded by the coding sequence ATGAGAGGCTGTGCACTTTTCAAACTATCTTGTTTCTCATCTCTTCGTCTATTATCTATCCATCTATTATTTATCTGTCTTTTTAATTCCACATTTCCCACGAATCTTTTGTCCAAAAATCCCTATTTCACTAATATTGCACTTTCTCTATTTAACATAATTACTTTTACAACCATGTTGACAACTGACTTACAACATACAATTGATTTCAAAACAAAACCTTTAGGCGCATTAGGACATCTGGAACATCTTGCCCACAAAATAGGAATGGTTCAAAATACCACTTCTCCAAAGCTTTCAAATCCTCATATGGTGGTTTTTGCTGCCGATCACGGGATTGCAACAGCAGGAGTAAGTGCTTATCCACAGGAGGTTACTTATCAGATGGTGATGAATTTCTTAGGCGGTGGAGCAGCCATCAATGTATTCTGCAGGCAGCAGGGAATTAATATTAAAATTGTAGATGCAGGAGTCAATTTTGATTTTCCGGAGGGATTGGATTTAATCAATCATAAAGTCAGAAAATCCAGCCGTAATATTCTGGAGGAACCGGCGATGACCTCTGAAGAATATCAACAGGCTTTACAAAATGGAAGTTCGGGAGTGGCAGAGATTACTGAAACAGGCTGTAATATCATTGGATTTGGTGAAATGGGAATTGGAAATACTTCCGCTTCTTCTTTAATGATGAGTAAGTTATTCGATCTTCCTGTTGTAAGTTGTATCGGACGTGGAACAGGTTTGAATGATGACCAGCTGCAAAATAAGATCAATATTTTATCAGCAGCAATAGAAAAATATCCGGCTGTTAAAACTCCGGACGAAATTGCTCAAACTTTTGGCGGACTGGAAATTGCGCAGATGATCGGTGCAATGGAAGAAGCCTTCCGTCAGAATATGCTGATTATGATAGATGGATTTATTGCTACTGTTGCCATAGCCACTGCATGGAAAAAGAATCCTGATATTCTAAAAAACTGTATATTCTGTCATGTAAGTGACGAGAACGCCCATCTTCAGCTTATTGACTTATTGGGACAGAAAGCTTTACTGAACCTTAATTTAAGATTGGGAGAAGGAACAGGCTGTGCATTGGCTTATCCGCTTATTCAAAGTGCCGTAAATTTCCTGAATGAAATGTCCAGTTTTGAAGATGCCCATGTTTCAAATAAAGAATAA